One window from the genome of Bdellovibrio sp. NC01 encodes:
- a CDS encoding ester cyclase, translating to MNKKLIENLYQAWNQDDPKKFDDLISEWYTIFSDPGDGWEGKTLDKDTYKTRVQFSRKAFPDLKFSVSQLIEEGDRVAVVWSAEGTQLGDLPGIPATKKKLTFAGQTVYQIKNGKVSGHWQTMDRLGLFMQTRS from the coding sequence ATGAATAAGAAACTCATAGAAAATTTGTACCAAGCGTGGAATCAAGACGACCCTAAAAAATTCGATGACCTGATTTCTGAATGGTACACGATCTTTAGTGATCCGGGTGATGGCTGGGAAGGAAAGACGCTCGACAAAGACACATACAAAACACGTGTGCAGTTTTCGCGAAAAGCATTTCCTGATCTGAAGTTTTCGGTTTCTCAGCTTATCGAAGAAGGCGATCGTGTCGCAGTTGTTTGGAGTGCAGAAGGCACCCAGCTTGGTGATTTGCCTGGCATTCCTGCCACGAAGAAAAAGCTGACCTTCGCTGGTCAGACCGTCTATCAAATTAAGAACGGTAAGGTCTCGGGACACTGGCAGACAATGGATCGTCTGGGACTTTTCATGCAAACGCGATCATAG
- a CDS encoding winged helix-turn-helix domain-containing protein: MNLLLRIFAEREQFEDINSTKEKLQDLVLKEGFELNSKTYYTLAVCASYKGQLDTAMDYLQKALAIALASDSKEDICHAIFGLAMCYSHPKIGRQSDALKEIYNLQVFFQVYQMPELQASSLLLNADILKQMKKYDETIEILWRAYDIIRETRNVVMSNVLMGALADTYFEIGDKDMARTYITLALRSIDQENHRRTARMAKTLADKIGGETQSNFDLIFDEANHAVIEKKIGRIDFKNQFILLDLLRLFVTNQGQIYSKEFLVENVWKQPYDPAIHDNKIYVTIKRLRKLIEPDYEKPKYIFRAKNGYYMNKAARVHFEH; the protein is encoded by the coding sequence ATGAACTTGTTGCTGCGTATTTTTGCCGAGCGCGAGCAATTTGAAGACATCAACTCTACCAAAGAAAAACTCCAAGATTTGGTTTTGAAAGAAGGCTTCGAGCTTAACTCTAAGACTTACTACACACTCGCAGTGTGCGCTTCTTACAAAGGCCAATTGGATACAGCGATGGATTACTTGCAGAAAGCATTGGCTATCGCTCTTGCTTCTGACAGCAAGGAAGACATCTGCCACGCGATCTTTGGTCTTGCGATGTGCTATTCTCACCCAAAAATCGGTCGTCAGTCTGACGCTTTGAAAGAGATCTACAATCTTCAGGTCTTCTTCCAAGTTTACCAAATGCCAGAACTTCAAGCTTCGTCATTGTTGTTGAACGCTGACATCTTGAAACAAATGAAAAAGTACGACGAGACGATTGAGATCTTGTGGCGTGCTTACGACATCATCCGCGAAACTCGTAACGTCGTTATGAGCAACGTTTTGATGGGTGCCTTGGCAGACACTTATTTCGAAATCGGCGATAAAGACATGGCAAGAACTTATATCACTCTTGCTTTGCGCTCTATCGATCAAGAGAATCACCGCAGAACTGCTCGTATGGCCAAAACTTTGGCTGACAAGATCGGCGGCGAAACTCAATCTAACTTCGATCTTATTTTCGATGAAGCAAACCACGCGGTTATCGAAAAGAAAATCGGTCGCATTGACTTTAAAAATCAGTTCATTCTTTTGGATCTTTTGCGCCTGTTCGTTACGAACCAAGGCCAAATTTATTCGAAGGAATTCTTGGTCGAGAATGTTTGGAAGCAACCATATGATCCAGCTATTCACGACAATAAGATTTACGTGACGATCAAACGTTTGCGTAAGTTGATTGAACCTGATTACGAAAAACCAAAGTATATTTTCAGAGCCAAAAACGGATACTACATGAATAAAGCGGCTCGAGTTCATTTCGAGCACTAG
- a CDS encoding EamA family transporter, with the protein MNSSAVLLLTSAFLHAAWNAIAKHSRDKEAFLFLAMSVSNIVAAAMVLQSQVFLPGEPIIWAILAGVFEGTYLLTLSKALTQNNLGRAYAIMRGGAMLVVWIFSTLFFGETATLLQMTGAGVIFAGLLLLNIGSSVSTRNTDDQGVPVEKPLWQRVPWSWVCAVCIAGYHLSYHKALHHGAEPRSLFAVAMVISWPFLLLALGRKPSARVKKVWREQKKGIFAVGVFSFLSFVIFLYGLQVSAPGFAISLRNSSIFFAILFSFFLKESLTRVQIIGALTVGLGAIFLSWS; encoded by the coding sequence ATGAATTCTAGCGCAGTCCTTCTTTTAACATCCGCATTCCTGCACGCAGCTTGGAATGCCATCGCAAAACACAGTCGCGACAAAGAGGCATTTTTGTTTTTAGCGATGTCAGTCAGTAACATCGTCGCAGCTGCCATGGTTTTGCAGTCGCAAGTTTTTTTGCCCGGTGAACCGATCATTTGGGCGATTCTTGCGGGAGTTTTTGAGGGAACTTACCTGCTGACCCTGTCTAAAGCTTTAACGCAGAATAATTTGGGGCGCGCTTACGCGATCATGCGTGGCGGAGCGATGTTGGTCGTATGGATTTTCTCAACATTGTTTTTTGGCGAAACGGCAACACTGCTGCAAATGACTGGTGCCGGGGTGATCTTTGCCGGCTTATTGTTGTTAAATATTGGTTCGTCTGTTTCTACACGAAATACAGATGATCAAGGCGTTCCTGTTGAAAAGCCTCTGTGGCAGCGGGTTCCGTGGTCATGGGTGTGTGCCGTTTGTATTGCCGGTTATCACTTAAGTTATCACAAAGCACTTCATCACGGTGCCGAGCCACGCAGTTTATTTGCGGTGGCGATGGTGATCTCGTGGCCGTTCTTGTTGCTAGCGCTTGGAAGAAAACCAAGTGCGCGTGTGAAGAAAGTGTGGCGTGAACAGAAGAAAGGAATTTTCGCTGTCGGTGTTTTTTCTTTTTTGTCGTTCGTGATTTTTTTGTACGGCCTGCAAGTTTCAGCACCGGGTTTTGCGATTTCCCTGCGCAACTCTTCGATCTTTTTTGCGATCCTGTTTTCGTTTTTTCTTAAAGAGTCTTTAACAAGAGTGCAGATCATCGGCGCCCTAACTGTTGGCCTCGGCGCGATTTTTCTGAGCTGGAGTTAG